One region of Marivirga arenosa genomic DNA includes:
- a CDS encoding energy transducer TonB, whose product MRGGYKNIDHLKELSNQEISKHKDFKALLNRRTEQLQHKNNVRKSMIRIVSSLAVVSIIGSSLFYWNYVKNNEEISTEKDQIALKNNIDFMQKSLPKLPKAKQSHKEKISRSNNPIKSNSKKETGIVKQNMPKDEEEKIQLGYKRAIPIVGIDSLNQYFNERIIYPESVDKSEGIEGTVNVIFEISKTGEANIIQIQNSLGSPFDEECERLISNMPKWEPAIRNGKPVNSRVSIQLSFEFEPQKD is encoded by the coding sequence ATGAGAGGAGGATATAAAAATATAGATCATTTAAAAGAGCTTTCAAATCAAGAAATCTCGAAGCATAAAGATTTCAAAGCTTTATTAAATAGAAGAACAGAACAGCTTCAGCATAAAAATAATGTGAGGAAATCAATGATAAGAATTGTCTCAAGTTTAGCAGTAGTTTCAATTATTGGCTCAAGCCTTTTCTATTGGAATTATGTCAAAAATAACGAGGAAATTAGCACAGAAAAAGACCAGATTGCATTAAAGAACAATATAGATTTTATGCAGAAATCTTTACCAAAACTTCCAAAAGCAAAGCAAAGCCATAAAGAGAAAATCTCACGATCAAATAACCCAATTAAGAGTAACAGTAAAAAAGAAACTGGGATTGTAAAGCAGAATATGCCAAAAGATGAAGAAGAAAAGATACAATTAGGCTATAAAAGAGCAATCCCAATTGTCGGTATAGATTCTCTAAATCAATACTTTAATGAAAGAATAATTTATCCGGAAAGTGTGGATAAATCGGAAGGAATAGAGGGGACAGTAAACGTAATCTTCGAGATTAGTAAAACAGGTGAAGCTAATATTATCCAGATTCAAAATTCATTAGGATCGCCATTTGATGAAGAGTGTGAAAGGCTAATATCGAATATGCCAAAATGGGAACCCGCTATTAGAAACGGCAAGCCCGTAAATTCTAGAGTAAGCATCCAATTGTCTTTCGAATTTGAACCGCAAAAAGACTAA
- a CDS encoding 3D domain-containing protein — translation MMIKKSKCSSIQFVFLFLLVGCGNPEGSTEKEGVQLYDTIQVTATAYNSVESQTKKRNPSIAAWGDTLKPGMQSIAISRDFLKEELLEHNDTVLIEGLEGPYLVKDKMNKRWTRKIDIYMGLDVQAARSWGKKEVEIYIPIKSEEIKKEE, via the coding sequence ATGATGATTAAGAAATCTAAATGTAGCTCAATTCAATTCGTATTTTTGTTTCTATTGGTGGGTTGTGGAAATCCGGAAGGGTCAACTGAAAAAGAAGGAGTTCAACTGTATGATACAATTCAAGTAACCGCTACTGCCTATAATTCTGTTGAAAGCCAAACCAAGAAAAGAAACCCAAGTATTGCAGCATGGGGAGATACACTGAAGCCAGGTATGCAATCTATCGCGATTTCGAGAGATTTTCTTAAAGAAGAGCTCTTAGAACATAACGATACAGTTTTGATTGAAGGATTAGAAGGGCCATATTTGGTGAAAGATAAAATGAATAAGCGCTGGACCCGTAAAATTGATATTTATATGGGCTTAGATGTTCAAGCTGCAAGAAGTTGGGGCAAGAAAGAGGTAGAAATTTATATACCTATTAAAAGTGAAGAAATAAAAAAAGAGGAATAG
- a CDS encoding FG-GAP-like repeat-containing protein, whose protein sequence is MKKLSTLIFALIMVFSNQGITQNLKIKNTNEIIANNVENSFWLDIDNNGLHEVTLQLNTKMDSSHLIVFDWLTFQERSIQIPNLTTFPVKIEDLDNNNQLDVIGFTKDSAGNNSLEIFTQESSNFTSSFKIKLEDVKQIYLEDWNKDGFKDLLYVKNSNDTLSLSLLENSSGGFLNKSEEIAKLIQKPELQFFDFNLDGRNDILITSFDSAALQSPAILINYKDSTVRKETSLPKGNYKSVSLGDYNHDGKTDFFANYSDSNAVLKSAVFINDSTNFIEHVIFDVSGFNPQKSFLADFNSDGLTDIFISDLSQSAFIFQKPNNEYELDSIESLDIQSLSFYDPDRDGDLDITFVTEEDSSGIVLYGWENQYGNENLPPKVPTSQTAFQSQDGVIIVWNDAVDDHTVTDNITYDVFIGSSDYSTEFLSPNFDINSSDRIKTSRGNNSYSNELKLDNLPSGNYSYGIQPIDNSLTIAIPDDLKPEYCPEECGGRYMACGNFEICESVNEQIINTCVGRTITLGDSTKTKYWYSEKNGYLGEFQEVEILVEKEDTLYFRDVNYSDCNSNQIYVINIIDESDYQLNDFVVCEVQELNINLDQKVDSINWYENNNLLSSDFSLNILVENETEINYEAYVNECKIESSFSITIDQSQVEILNNTSVIKRGGQIQLQADGAVAYEWAPNIYLNAINISNPIAIPETTTAYVVKGISANGCFSYDTVRIEVIQEAFIPEMFTPNGDARNDKLRIYGLVDVNDFEFIIYDREGNVVFRSQEPDKMNTSGWDGTRFGNKAEAGIYFWQVRGSYHDGNLILLNGNQKGKILLSK, encoded by the coding sequence ATGAAAAAGCTATCAACCTTAATATTCGCCTTAATTATGGTGTTTTCAAATCAAGGCATTACTCAAAACTTGAAAATTAAAAACACTAATGAAATTATTGCTAATAATGTAGAGAATTCATTTTGGCTAGATATTGATAATAATGGTTTACATGAAGTTACTCTTCAGTTAAACACTAAAATGGACAGCTCTCATTTGATTGTATTTGATTGGCTTACTTTTCAAGAAAGAAGTATCCAAATACCCAATCTAACAACCTTTCCGGTAAAAATTGAAGACCTTGATAATAATAACCAACTGGATGTAATTGGTTTTACAAAAGACAGTGCAGGAAATAATTCATTAGAGATTTTTACTCAAGAGAGCAGCAATTTTACCTCTTCTTTTAAAATCAAATTGGAAGATGTAAAACAGATTTACCTAGAGGACTGGAATAAAGATGGATTTAAGGATTTATTGTATGTGAAAAACAGTAATGATACCCTAAGTTTATCATTATTAGAAAATTCCAGTGGAGGCTTTTTAAATAAATCAGAAGAAATTGCAAAATTAATTCAAAAACCTGAGCTCCAATTTTTTGATTTTAATCTTGATGGTAGAAATGATATTCTGATTACTTCTTTTGATAGTGCTGCTCTTCAATCACCAGCAATCTTAATAAATTATAAAGATTCTACAGTTCGTAAAGAGACTAGTCTTCCAAAAGGAAATTATAAAAGTGTTTCACTTGGCGATTATAATCATGATGGAAAAACTGATTTCTTCGCAAATTATAGCGACTCAAATGCCGTTTTGAAATCAGCTGTTTTCATAAATGATAGTACCAATTTTATTGAGCATGTAATCTTTGATGTCTCCGGCTTTAATCCTCAAAAAAGCTTCCTAGCAGACTTCAATTCAGATGGCCTAACAGATATTTTTATTAGCGATTTAAGCCAATCTGCTTTCATCTTTCAAAAACCCAATAACGAATATGAACTTGATTCCATAGAAAGCTTAGATATTCAAAGTCTCAGCTTTTATGATCCCGATCGAGATGGTGATTTGGATATCACTTTTGTTACAGAAGAAGATTCTTCAGGCATTGTACTTTATGGCTGGGAAAATCAATATGGGAATGAAAACCTACCGCCTAAAGTTCCAACTTCTCAAACTGCTTTTCAATCTCAAGATGGGGTGATTATAGTATGGAATGATGCAGTAGATGACCATACAGTTACTGATAATATCACTTATGATGTTTTTATCGGAAGCAGTGATTATTCCACAGAGTTTTTATCGCCCAATTTTGATATCAACTCCAGTGATAGAATTAAAACATCAAGAGGGAATAATTCCTATTCAAATGAGCTGAAATTGGATAATCTACCATCAGGAAATTACAGTTATGGTATTCAACCTATCGACAATTCATTAACTATTGCTATCCCAGATGATTTAAAACCAGAATATTGCCCGGAAGAATGTGGCGGGAGGTATATGGCTTGCGGAAATTTTGAGATATGTGAGAGTGTAAATGAACAGATAATTAATACTTGTGTCGGGAGGACTATTACTCTTGGAGATAGCACAAAAACTAAATATTGGTATTCCGAAAAGAATGGCTATTTAGGTGAGTTTCAAGAAGTGGAAATCTTAGTTGAAAAAGAAGATACTCTTTATTTTAGAGATGTAAATTATTCAGATTGTAATAGCAATCAAATTTATGTTATTAACATAATTGATGAATCAGATTATCAATTGAATGATTTTGTTGTTTGTGAGGTTCAAGAACTTAATATTAATCTAGACCAAAAAGTAGATAGTATTAACTGGTATGAAAACAATAATCTTTTATCAAGCGATTTTTCTCTAAATATTTTAGTGGAAAATGAGACCGAAATAAATTATGAGGCATACGTAAATGAATGTAAAATTGAGAGCTCCTTTTCGATTACTATAGATCAATCTCAAGTAGAAATATTGAATAATACTTCAGTAATTAAAAGAGGAGGCCAAATTCAACTTCAAGCAGATGGTGCAGTGGCTTATGAATGGGCTCCCAACATTTATCTTAATGCAATTAACATTTCAAATCCTATAGCAATACCTGAAACAACTACCGCATACGTAGTGAAGGGAATATCAGCTAATGGGTGTTTTTCCTATGATACGGTAAGAATTGAAGTAATTCAAGAAGCTTTTATTCCAGAAATGTTCACTCCTAACGGTGATGCTCGAAATGATAAACTCAGGATATATGGTTTAGTAGATGTAAATGATTTTGAGTTTATAATATATGACAGGGAAGGAAATGTGGTTTTTAGAAGTCAAGAGCCCGATAAAATGAATACTTCAGGTTGGGATGGAACAAGGTTCGGGAATAAAGCAGAAGCAGGCATCTACTTTTGGCAAGTCCGTGGTTCATATCATGACGGAAACCTGATTTTACTTAATGGAAATCAGAAAGGAAAAATACTATTAAGTAAGTAA
- a CDS encoding RNA polymerase sigma factor has translation MDKLLKYSEKIIQDASEEDCIKRAKENPRWFEPLYDKYYNAIFRFLYKRHGDAAITSELCSETFYKAMTKIHQYKDKGYPFSSWLYRIALNESNLAFRKKKNQRVIPLELLKSESLFEEFPLESSDDQFQLLKIAINSLKSKELDIIELRFFEGLSFKEVAAVLDVTESNAKVKCYRILDKLRIKMNVK, from the coding sequence TTGGATAAACTTTTAAAATATAGTGAAAAAATAATACAAGATGCTTCCGAAGAGGATTGCATAAAAAGAGCTAAAGAAAATCCTCGCTGGTTCGAACCATTATACGATAAATACTATAATGCGATTTTTAGGTTTTTATATAAGAGGCATGGTGATGCAGCAATAACATCTGAATTGTGTTCAGAAACTTTTTATAAAGCGATGACAAAAATTCATCAATATAAAGATAAAGGATATCCATTTTCTTCCTGGCTTTATAGAATTGCTTTAAATGAATCAAATTTAGCATTTAGAAAAAAGAAAAATCAGAGAGTAATCCCGCTTGAATTATTAAAGTCTGAAAGTCTATTCGAAGAATTCCCTTTAGAAAGTTCAGATGATCAATTTCAATTATTGAAAATCGCAATTAACAGCTTAAAATCAAAGGAACTCGACATTATTGAGCTTAGGTTTTTTGAAGGCCTTTCATTTAAAGAAGTAGCAGCAGTTTTAGATGTAACAGAGAGCAACGCCAAGGTAAAATGCTACAGAATATTAGATAAGCTCAGAATAAAAATGAATGTAAAATGA